A stretch of the Bacteroidota bacterium genome encodes the following:
- a CDS encoding gliding motility-associated C-terminal domain-containing protein — protein sequence ESINQVGDSLYTVKITDAHNCFFVDSISVNSIKGNCLSIPNTFTPNGDGYNDTWEIDHMDLYPKAIVEIYNRWGILLFRSRPGYPDKWDGTWKGKVLPMDSYFYVIDVHNGSKPSTGSVTIIK from the coding sequence GAATCTATTAACCAGGTTGGTGACAGCCTGTATACAGTAAAAATTACAGATGCACATAATTGCTTCTTCGTCGATTCCATTTCTGTAAACAGCATCAAGGGCAACTGCCTTTCCATTCCCAATACCTTCACTCCCAATGGCGATGGATATAATGATACCTGGGAAATCGATCACATGGACCTTTATCCCAAAGCAATCGTAGAAATCTATAATCGCTGGGGTATACTTTTATTCAGATCCCGGCCCGGATATCCGGATAAATGGGATGGTACCTGGAAGGGGAAAGTTCTTCCGATGGATTCATATTTTTATGTGATTGATGTTCATAATGGAAGTAAACCTTCTACTGGAAGTGTCACTATTATAAAATAG